A window of the Brachybacterium sacelli genome harbors these coding sequences:
- the rpoB gene encoding DNA-directed RNA polymerase subunit beta, which produces MAASSTDRTNDIALRTASPRVTFAKLGDPIDVPDLLSLQTTSFDWLLGNDLWRERAEEAAVAGREDVPQTSGLADILEEISPIEDFAGNMSLSFRDHTFDDPKYTVDECKEKDLTYAAPLYVIAEFMNNETGEIKTQTVFMGEFPLMTDKGTFIINGTERVVVSQLVRSPGVYFEESIDKTSDKRIYSTKVIPSRGAWLEFEVDKRDQVGVRIDRKRKQSVTTLLQALGMSHSDILEEFGEFESMRSTLEKDRITSQDEALMDIYRKQRPGEPPTRDAGEAMLNNLYFNAKRYDLAKVGRYKIGKKLGLEGSLSESTLRLEDIVGAIKYIVALHDGMAETTSKDGHTVRVETDDIDHFGNRRIRAVGELIQNQVRTGLSRMERVVRERMTTQDVEAITPLTLINIRPVTAAIKEFFGTSQLSQFMDQNNPLSGLTHKRRLSALGPGGLSRDRAGMEVRDVHPSHYGRMCPIETPEGPNIGLIGSLATFARINPFGFIETPYRKVTGGLVTDETVYLTADDEDRHIIAQANAKIGDDGYFAQEQVLVRLPGGEPDLVDAKDVDFMDVSARQMVSVATAMIPFLEHDDANRALMGSNMQRQAVPLLKAEMPLVGTGMERRAAVDAGDVIVAEKAGVIEELSADLIVVMADDGTRQTYPIGKFQRSNAGNSYNQRVLFDEGSRVEAGSILADGPSTDQGELSMGKNLLVAFMSWEGHNYEDGIILSSRLVQDDVLTSIHIEEHEVDARDTKLGKEEITRDIPNVGDDVLADLDERGIIRIGAEVEPGDILVGKVTPKGETELTPEERLLRAIFGEKAREVRDTSLRVPHGESGTVIGVRVFTEDEDGDILPTGVNDMVRVYVAQKRKITDGDKLAGRHGNKGVIAKILPVEDMPFLEDGTPVDIILNPMGVPGRMNIGQVMETHLGWVAKAGWDLDSSDPNAAELPEAALHGEPDTPVAVPVFDGLSAEEVTGLIANHRPNRDGVRMVKENGKAQLFDGRSGEPLPEPISVGYMYILKLHHLVDDKLHARSTGPYSMITQQPLGGKAQFGGQRFGEMEVWALEAYGAAYALQELLTIKSDDISGRVKVYEAIVKGENIPEPGIPESFRVLLKEMQSLCLNVEVLSSDGTAQEVRESDEEVFRAAEELGIDLSRRPHEGVGSIEEV; this is translated from the coding sequence TTGGCTGCCTCGAGCACCGATCGCACTAACGACATCGCACTTCGCACCGCCTCCCCTCGCGTCACCTTCGCGAAGCTCGGCGACCCCATCGACGTCCCGGATCTGCTGAGTCTGCAGACCACCTCGTTCGACTGGTTGCTGGGCAATGACCTCTGGCGGGAGCGTGCCGAGGAGGCCGCTGTCGCCGGCCGCGAGGACGTCCCGCAGACGTCCGGTCTCGCCGACATCCTCGAGGAGATCTCCCCGATCGAGGACTTCGCCGGCAACATGTCCCTGTCCTTCCGGGACCACACCTTCGACGACCCGAAGTACACGGTCGACGAGTGCAAGGAGAAGGACCTCACCTACGCGGCTCCGCTGTACGTCATCGCGGAGTTCATGAACAACGAGACCGGTGAGATCAAGACCCAGACGGTCTTCATGGGCGAGTTCCCGCTCATGACCGACAAGGGCACCTTCATCATCAACGGCACCGAGCGTGTCGTCGTCTCCCAGCTGGTCCGCTCCCCGGGCGTGTACTTCGAGGAGAGCATCGACAAGACCAGCGACAAGCGCATCTACAGCACGAAGGTCATCCCTTCGCGCGGCGCCTGGCTCGAGTTCGAGGTCGACAAGCGCGACCAGGTCGGCGTGCGCATCGACCGCAAGCGCAAGCAGTCCGTCACGACCCTGCTGCAGGCCCTGGGCATGTCCCACAGCGACATCCTCGAGGAGTTCGGCGAGTTCGAGTCCATGCGCTCGACGCTGGAGAAGGACCGCATCACCTCGCAGGACGAGGCGCTCATGGACATCTACCGCAAGCAGCGCCCGGGCGAGCCGCCCACGCGTGATGCGGGTGAGGCCATGCTCAACAACCTCTACTTCAACGCCAAGCGCTACGACCTCGCGAAGGTCGGCCGCTACAAGATCGGCAAGAAGCTCGGTCTCGAGGGCAGCCTGTCCGAGTCGACCCTCCGCCTCGAGGACATCGTCGGCGCGATCAAGTACATCGTCGCGCTGCACGACGGCATGGCGGAGACCACCAGCAAGGACGGGCACACCGTCCGGGTGGAGACCGATGACATCGATCACTTCGGCAACCGTCGCATCCGCGCCGTCGGCGAGCTGATCCAGAACCAGGTCCGCACCGGCCTGTCCCGCATGGAGCGCGTCGTCCGCGAGCGCATGACCACGCAGGACGTCGAGGCGATCACCCCGCTGACCCTGATCAACATCCGTCCCGTGACGGCTGCGATCAAGGAGTTCTTCGGCACCTCGCAGCTCTCGCAGTTCATGGACCAGAACAACCCGCTGTCGGGCCTGACCCACAAGCGTCGCCTCTCGGCGCTGGGCCCGGGCGGCCTCTCCCGCGACCGCGCCGGCATGGAGGTCCGCGACGTCCACCCGTCGCACTACGGCCGCATGTGCCCGATCGAGACCCCTGAGGGCCCGAACATCGGTCTGATCGGTTCGCTCGCGACCTTCGCCCGCATCAACCCCTTCGGCTTCATCGAGACGCCGTACCGCAAGGTCACCGGCGGCCTCGTCACCGACGAGACCGTCTACCTCACCGCGGACGACGAGGATCGCCACATCATCGCCCAGGCCAACGCGAAGATCGGCGACGACGGCTACTTCGCCCAGGAGCAGGTGCTGGTGCGCCTGCCCGGTGGCGAGCCCGACCTGGTCGATGCGAAGGACGTCGACTTCATGGACGTCTCCGCCCGTCAGATGGTCTCCGTCGCCACCGCGATGATCCCCTTCCTCGAGCACGACGACGCCAACCGTGCGCTCATGGGCTCGAACATGCAGCGCCAGGCCGTGCCGCTGCTCAAGGCCGAGATGCCGCTGGTCGGCACCGGCATGGAGCGTCGCGCCGCCGTCGACGCAGGTGACGTCATCGTCGCCGAGAAGGCCGGCGTCATCGAGGAGCTCTCGGCCGACCTCATCGTGGTCATGGCCGACGACGGTACCCGTCAGACCTACCCCATCGGGAAGTTCCAGCGCTCCAACGCCGGCAACTCCTACAACCAGCGCGTGCTGTTCGACGAGGGCAGCCGCGTCGAGGCCGGCTCGATCCTGGCCGACGGTCCCTCGACCGATCAGGGCGAGCTCTCCATGGGCAAGAACCTGCTGGTCGCCTTCATGTCGTGGGAGGGCCACAACTACGAGGACGGCATCATCCTGTCCTCGCGACTGGTCCAGGACGACGTCCTCACCTCGATCCACATCGAGGAGCACGAGGTCGACGCCCGCGACACGAAGCTCGGCAAGGAGGAGATCACCCGGGACATCCCGAACGTCGGCGACGACGTGCTGGCCGATCTCGACGAGCGCGGCATCATCCGCATCGGTGCCGAGGTCGAGCCGGGCGACATCCTGGTCGGCAAGGTCACCCCGAAGGGCGAGACCGAGCTGACCCCGGAGGAGCGCCTGCTGCGCGCCATCTTCGGCGAGAAGGCCCGCGAGGTGCGCGACACCTCCCTGCGCGTCCCCCACGGCGAGTCCGGCACCGTCATCGGCGTGCGCGTGTTCACCGAGGACGAGGACGGCGACATCCTCCCCACCGGTGTCAACGACATGGTCCGCGTCTACGTGGCCCAGAAGCGCAAGATCACCGACGGTGACAAGCTCGCCGGCCGCCACGGCAACAAGGGCGTTATCGCGAAGATCTTGCCCGTCGAGGACATGCCGTTCCTCGAGGACGGCACCCCGGTGGACATCATCCTCAACCCCATGGGCGTGCCCGGCCGTATGAACATCGGCCAGGTCATGGAGACCCACCTGGGGTGGGTCGCCAAGGCCGGCTGGGACCTCGACTCGAGCGACCCGAACGCCGCCGAGCTGCCCGAGGCGGCCCTGCACGGCGAGCCCGACACCCCCGTGGCGGTCCCGGTCTTCGACGGCCTCTCCGCCGAGGAGGTCACCGGCCTGATCGCCAACCATCGCCCCAACCGCGACGGTGTGCGGATGGTCAAGGAGAACGGCAAGGCGCAGCTGTTCGACGGCCGCTCCGGCGAGCCGCTGCCCGAGCCCATCTCCGTGGGCTACATGTACATCCTGAAGCTCCACCACCTGGTGGACGACAAGCTGCACGCCCGCTCGACGGGCCCGTACTCGATGATCACGCAGCAGCCGCTGGGCGGTAAGGCCCAGTTCGGCGGCCAGCGCTTCGGCGAGATGGAGGTGTGGGCCCTGGAGGCCTACGGCGCCGCCTACGCCCTGCAGGAGCTGCTGACCATCAAGTCGGACGACATCTCCGGGCGTGTGAAGGTCTACGAGGCCATCGTCAAGGGCGAGAACATCCCCGAGCCGGGCATCCCGGAGTCCTTCCGCGTCCTCCTCAAGGAGATGCAGTCGCTGTGCCTGAACGTCGAGGTCCTCTCGTCCGACGGCACCGCCCAGGAAGTTCGGGAGAGCGATGAGGAGGTCTTCCGCGCCGCGGAGGAGCTCGGCATCGACCTGTCCCGCCGACCCCACGAGGGCGTCGGCTCCATCGAAGAGGTCTGA